One window of Lawsonibacter asaccharolyticus genomic DNA carries:
- a CDS encoding N-acetylglucosamine-6-phosphate deacetylase, translated as MIIGNAKLFLDGAFQEGSLTFENGVITAVGPAQGPCDLDAGGKYLVPGFLDVHTHGAMNEDFSDGRPEGLPIMSRHYAAHGVTSFLATTMTLKEETLTPAMHAIRDFRRPADGAKCAGIHLEGPFLCYAKRGAQAAENLHEPDASMFHRLNEASGGMVRLITVAPEEEGAIPFIREVSQTCTVSLGHTTAGYETAMAAYGAGASHATHLFNAMPSFLHREPGVIGAALDSGATVELICDGLHIHPAVIRATHKLFGDKLVIISDSLRCAGMPDGEYELGGQPIEMKGGKATLRGTDTLAGSSSNLLSELQNVVAFGLPLEDAVTALTLAPARAVRLDHQIGSLAVGKQADLVLLNPDLTLDSVYVDGEKVR; from the coding sequence ATGATCATCGGCAACGCCAAGCTGTTCCTGGACGGCGCCTTCCAGGAGGGCTCCCTCACCTTTGAAAACGGCGTCATCACCGCTGTGGGCCCCGCCCAGGGTCCCTGTGACCTGGACGCCGGGGGAAAGTATCTGGTCCCCGGCTTCCTCGATGTCCACACCCACGGGGCCATGAACGAGGACTTCTCCGACGGGCGGCCCGAAGGACTGCCCATCATGTCCCGCCACTACGCCGCCCACGGCGTCACCTCCTTTCTGGCCACCACCATGACCCTGAAGGAGGAGACCCTCACCCCCGCCATGCACGCCATCCGGGACTTCCGCCGCCCGGCGGACGGCGCCAAGTGCGCCGGCATCCACCTGGAGGGTCCCTTCCTGTGCTACGCCAAGCGGGGCGCCCAGGCGGCGGAGAACCTGCACGAGCCGGACGCTTCCATGTTCCACCGCCTCAATGAGGCCAGCGGCGGCATGGTCCGCCTGATCACCGTGGCGCCGGAGGAGGAGGGGGCCATCCCCTTTATCCGGGAGGTCTCCCAGACCTGCACCGTCTCCCTCGGCCACACCACTGCCGGCTATGAGACCGCCATGGCGGCCTACGGTGCGGGGGCCAGCCACGCCACCCACCTCTTCAACGCCATGCCCTCCTTCCTCCACCGGGAGCCCGGGGTCATCGGCGCGGCCCTGGACAGCGGCGCCACGGTGGAGCTGATCTGTGACGGCCTGCACATCCATCCCGCCGTCATCCGGGCCACCCACAAGCTGTTTGGAGACAAGCTGGTCATCATCAGCGACTCCCTGCGCTGCGCCGGCATGCCCGACGGCGAGTATGAGCTGGGCGGGCAGCCCATCGAGATGAAGGGCGGCAAGGCCACCCTGCGCGGGACCGACACCCTGGCCGGCTCCTCCTCCAACCTGCTCTCCGAGCTGCAAAACGTGGTGGCATTCGGCCTGCCTCTGGAGGACGCCGTCACCGCCCTCACCCTTGCTCCCGCCAGGGCCGTCCGGCTGGACCACCAGATTGGCTCCTTGGCCGTGGGCAAGCAGGCCGACCTGGTGCTGCTCAACCCAGACCTCACCCTGGACTCCGTCTATGTGGACGGGGAAAAGGTCCGCTGA